The following proteins come from a genomic window of Lycium ferocissimum isolate CSIRO_LF1 chromosome 4, AGI_CSIRO_Lferr_CH_V1, whole genome shotgun sequence:
- the LOC132054402 gene encoding transcription factor MYB4-like, which produces MAELVFQQHGKNMDYVKKGEWSPEEDQKLIAYIKRYGIWNWTQMPKYAGLSRTGKSCRLRWVNYLRPDLKRGPLSMEEMETVIRMYQSFGSRWSVIAKELPGRTDNQIKNFYHTHLKKQLGTKVNHVQEKPKASSKKAKKAKQMKMGQKKKPLLANSSPHESFDFTKSSASNITFDPDNYVSSSIVNDQQVPTENRVVVESNPDTSANLDFYIQDTIMDHVNVHSTNVDFWFELYMAAEYVKI; this is translated from the exons ATGGCAGAATTAGTGTTCCAGCAACATGGCAAAAACATGGACTATGTAAAGAAAGGGGAGTGGTCGCCCGAGGAAGACCAAAAATTGATCGCTTATATCAAAAGATATGGCATTTGGAATTGGACCCAAATGCCCAAATATGCAG GGCTATCAAGAACTGGAAAGAGTTGCAGACTACGATGGGTCAACTACCTGAGGCCTGATTTAAAGAGAGGACCTCTTAGCATGGAGGAGATGGAAACCGTGATCAGAATGTATCAATCGTTTGGTAGCAG GTGGTCAGTTATAGCTAAAGAACTTCCTGGAAGGACTGACAACCAAATCAAGAATTTCTACCATACGCATTTAAAGAAGCAGCTAGGGACAAAGGTTAATCATGTTCAAGAGAAACCTAAGGCAAGCTCCAAAAAAGCCAAGAAAGCTAAACAAATGAAGATGGGTCAGAAGAAGAAGCCTTTATTAGCTAATAGTAGTCCTCATGAATCTTTTGATTTCACCAAGTCCTCGGCCAGCAACATCACATTTGACCCAGACAACTATGTAAGTAGCTCAATTGTCAATGATCAACAAGTTCCAACTGAAAACAGAGTTGTAGTGGAGAGTAATCCAGACACGTCTGCAAATCTTGATTTTTACATACAAGATACTATCATGGATCATGTGAATGTTCATTCAACTAATGTGGATTTCTGGTTTGAGCTATATATGGCAGCAGAATATGTGAAGATCTAG
- the LOC132054403 gene encoding transcription factor MYB4-like, with product MDYVKKGEWSPEEDQKLIAYIKRYGIWNWTQMPKYAGLSRTGKSCRLRWVNYLRPDLKRGPFSMEEMETVIRMYQSFGSRWSVIAKELPGRTDNQIKNFYHTHLKKQLGTKVNHVQEKPKASSKKAKKAKQMKMGQKKPLLANSSPHESFDFAKSLASNITFDPDSYVRSSIVNDQQVPTENIVIVESNPDTSANLDFYIQDTIMDHVNVHSTNVDFWFELYMAAENVKI from the exons ATGGACTATGTAAAGAAAGGGGAGTGGTCTCCCGAGGAAGACCAAAAATTGATCGCTTATATCAAGAGATATGGCATTTGGAATTGGACCCAAATGCCCAAATATGCAG GGCTATCAAGAACTGGAAAGAGTTGCAGACTACGATGGGTCAACTACCTGAGGCCTGATTTAAAGAGAGGACCTTTTAGCATGGAGGAGATGGAAACTGTGATCAGAATGTATCAATCGTTTGGTAGCAG GTGGTCAGTTATAGCTAAAGAACTTCCTGGAAGGACTGATAACCAAATCAAGAATTTCTACCATACACATTTAAAGAAGCAGCTAGGGACAAAGGTTAATCATGTTCAAGAGAAACCTAAGGCAAGCTCCAAAAAAGCCAAGAAAGCTAAACAAATGAAGATGGGTCAGAAGAAGCCTTTATTAGCTAATAGTAGTCCTCATGAATCTTTTGATTTCGCCAAGTCCTTGGCCAGCAACATCACATTTGACCCAGACAGCTATGTACGTAGTTCAATTGTCAATGATCAACAAGTTCCAACTGAAAACATAGTTATAGTGGAGAGTAATCCAGACACATCTGCAAATCTTGATTTTTACATACAAGATACTATCATGGATCATGTGAATGTTCATTCAACTAATGTGGATTTCTGGTTTGAGCTATATATGGCAGCAGAAAATGTGAAGATCTAG